Proteins encoded by one window of Candidatus Acididesulfobacter guangdongensis:
- a CDS encoding sensor domain-containing diguanylate cyclase, which produces MQAADGGEFINLIDSADCSLEPNNLEANSVRNNILTVDAYDGSSDIHSDDNNKIGYKNNGANNKNDSAISGSNRIQSLNSPAFIKDNIINGVDDIAISDILNSMEEAVVITNKENKVIFCNSYFMINFNINLNSCLNKNIKEIQYFKYLFSDNLTVPTEIKDLASGYKVTNIYEIDNQDHYFENDRIPIYDSSGETKGIVYLFRDITKEIRFEQKLNILAKTDSLSGLYNSRYFYDELEKEMTRCARYGYDLALMFIDIDNFKIFNDTYGHKVGDEIIRFTAYALNNSVRKKIDTVCRYGGDEFVAILPNTNAMRSTIVANRIMNFFNSGLNEKLQTYSVNPDICADNNIVAENVGADKKINLSVGISEYKKTGKRARSS; this is translated from the coding sequence ATGCAGGCAGCGGACGGCGGAGAGTTTATAAATTTAATAGATTCGGCGGATTGCAGTTTAGAACCAAATAATTTAGAAGCAAATTCCGTGCGTAATAATATTTTAACCGTCGATGCGTATGACGGCAGTTCAGATATCCATAGTGACGATAATAATAAGATAGGCTATAAAAATAATGGCGCAAACAACAAAAATGACAGTGCAATTAGCGGTTCTAACCGTATCCAGTCGCTAAACAGTCCTGCATTTATCAAAGATAATATAATTAACGGCGTTGATGATATCGCAATTTCCGATATATTAAATTCCATGGAAGAAGCAGTGGTGATTACCAATAAAGAAAATAAAGTAATATTCTGCAACAGTTATTTTATGATTAATTTTAATATCAATTTAAATAGCTGTCTTAATAAAAATATCAAAGAAATTCAATATTTTAAATATTTGTTTTCCGATAACTTAACAGTTCCGACCGAAATTAAAGACCTTGCTTCAGGATATAAGGTAACCAATATATATGAAATAGACAATCAGGATCATTATTTTGAAAACGACCGGATTCCTATATATGACAGCAGCGGAGAAACAAAAGGCATTGTCTATCTTTTCAGAGATATAACAAAAGAAATAAGATTTGAACAAAAATTGAACATACTTGCAAAAACAGACAGTTTATCAGGTTTATATAATTCAAGATATTTTTACGACGAACTTGAAAAAGAAATGACAAGGTGCGCAAGATATGGTTACGACCTGGCTTTAATGTTTATTGATATAGATAATTTCAAAATTTTTAACGATACATACGGTCATAAAGTTGGAGATGAGATAATAAGATTTACGGCTTATGCTTTAAATAATTCTGTCAGAAAAAAGATTGATACAGTATGCAGGTACGGGGGCGATGAGTTTGTCGCAATTTTGCCTAATACTAATGCGATGCGTTCTACAATAGTTGCAAACAGGATAATGAACTTTTTTAATAGCGGATTAAATGAAAAATTGCAGACTTACAGCGTTAATCCCGATATTTGCGCAGATAACAATATCGTTGCGGAAAATGTTGGCGCAGATAAAAAAATTAATTTATCTGTAGGTATAAGCGAATATAAAAAAACGGGAAAAAGAGCGAGGAGCTCATAA
- a CDS encoding 7-cyano-7-deazaguanine synthase produces MNNSKKAVILFSGGLDSSTVLKIALDEGYEVIPVSFFYNQRHKTEIDHAKKIAEYFNIKNHIIINLDFSSIKGSALVDFDISVPKNQIKIAAASDPLYTTDNSESSELAAQKDNTPKAQKNNIPITYVPARNTIFLSYAIAVGEVNNAGDIFIGVNWIDYSGYPDCRPEYIQSFEKMANIATKASVTGQLKFKIHTPLINMGKKDIIKKAHDINVPLEMTHSCYDPIGGLACGVCDSCILRKNGFIEAGIEDPTIYAKLF; encoded by the coding sequence ATGAATAATTCAAAAAAAGCCGTTATCTTATTTAGCGGCGGTCTGGATTCATCAACAGTTTTAAAAATTGCATTGGACGAAGGCTATGAAGTTATCCCTGTTTCTTTTTTTTATAATCAGCGGCACAAAACTGAAATAGACCATGCCAAGAAAATAGCAGAATATTTTAATATTAAAAACCACATTATAATAAACTTGGATTTCAGCAGTATTAAAGGCTCAGCCTTAGTGGATTTTGATATCAGCGTTCCAAAAAATCAAATTAAAATTGCTGCGGCGTCAGACCCTCTTTATACAACCGATAATTCAGAAAGCTCTGAACTTGCTGCGCAGAAAGACAATACACCAAAAGCACAAAAAAACAATATACCGATAACTTATGTTCCTGCAAGAAATACAATATTTCTTTCATATGCTATAGCTGTCGGCGAAGTCAACAATGCCGGAGATATTTTCATCGGTGTAAACTGGATCGACTATAGCGGTTATCCTGATTGCAGACCCGAATACATACAAAGTTTTGAAAAAATGGCAAATATTGCAACAAAGGCTTCAGTTACCGGGCAATTAAAATTTAAAATTCATACACCGCTTATAAATATGGGCAAAAAAGATATAATAAAAAAGGCTCACGACATAAACGTACCTTTGGAAATGACCCACAGCTGCTATGACCCGATTGGCGGTCTTGCCTGCGGTGTTTGCGATTCGTGCATATTGCGCAAGAACGGATTTATAGAAGCCGGCATTGAAGACCCTACTATATATGCTAAATTATTTTAA